GCACGCGGATCAGCAGGTTCTGCACGATGCCGTCGATGGTGGGCCGCGTCTTCGGCGCCGACGTGATCGCCAGGTGCGACTCGTCGAGCAGCGGGACGGCGACGTCGAACGTGCGGGTGGCGTCGCCGCCGGCCGCCGTCGCGGAGCCGACCCGCCACAGGCCGGGCGAAGTGATGCCGGCGTTGTGACCGACGCGGCCGAGCCAGTCACCCGGCGGCAGCCCGGCCGGGCCGGGTGCGTTCTGCGAGACGAGTTCGCGCAGGACCGCGGGTCCCTGACCCCAGTCGGTGTAGAAAGCGCTTCGCACACTGCCGAGCGCGCCGAACACCTCGTGCGCGGCGGGGTGCCGGGACCACTCGTTCTGCTGCTCGGCACTGGCGTGGTTCATGCCGACGCGGACGATGTCGCGCTCCAGCTCGAGTTTGGCGAGATCGGCCTCCGCGGCTTGGCGCGCCCCGGCCGCCGCGCCCAGGACCAGTCCGATCTGGTGGCGGACCCGGTCGAGTGCGGTTTCGACGCGGTTGCGTTGCTCGGCTGACTTGTTGGCCATCGGCGTCCCCAAGAAAAGGTGTCCCCAAAAGGATTACAGGCGCGACCGGTATCCGCTCACCAGATCTTCGGCAGCGGCCAGGCGGACGAGGAGCTGGTCCAGCCCCTCGCCGGCCTGCGCGTACTGCGAAGGAAGCCAGGGATCGGCCTTGGCCTGGGCGTCCACGAGAGCTTGCCGGGCCTCTCCGAGCAGGCTTGTGGCCCGCTCGGAGTGGGCGCGCGCGTCGGCGAGCCCGGCCACGGCGGCGGTGAGCAGCTGGTGGAGTTCGGCAAGCGACATCCGGCTAGAGCCGCGCCGAGTAGGAGTCGGCGGAGGAAATGCTTGCTTGGACCGTGCTCTGCAAGCCGTTGATGCCTTGCAGAGCCTCCGCCAGCAACCCGTGTGCCTGGCTCACTTCGTGCTGGCTGCTGCCTTGCGTCGCTTGTGCGAGCGACTGCTGGGCTTCTTCGAGAGACTGCGCTGCCTGTTGCAGGGCGGCGATGCTCGCGGACGCCTTTTCGTTGGCGAGCGCGATGCCAGCGCGGATCTCTTCGACTCCGGCCATCGGGCCTCTACTCCTCGAAATTTCGTCGGTCGTACGGGGGCGAATCCATTGAAACAGATCCAACGACTCAGCGTGATCATCTGACTGTGCGGAGTGATCACGGGCCCGGAATCAGCAAGGCCCCGGACGTGGGACGTCCGGGGCCGGGCCGATCACGGTGCGTACCGGGGTTGACCCGGCACGTATCTCGCACACTGAAGTCGCTGGCCAGCGCTACCCCAGGTCAGAGCGGTTTTCGTGCCACTGCTGGCCTTTCTGGAAGCGTCGTGCTCGGGTTGGGGTGAGACTAGCGCGACCGGAGCAACGGGCTGCGCTCAGCCCTGCTCGTAACTCCCTGTGGACGAGCAGATTTGTCCAGCAATCGCTCGAAAGACATTTCACATTCCGGGCGGCCGCGAGCATCGCGGCCGCATCCGCACAGGCAGGTGCTCGTGCGGATGCCCCGGCCCGCGCCGTCCGCCCGCCGCGGGACCGGGTCGCGCAGTGCGTTCCGGCCCGGATTCGGGGCAGGCCACGGGTTTCCGGGCCGCGAACGACGAAACGCCGGGCGGTCCGTGAAGACTGCTCGGCGTTTCGCCTGTTCAAGTGCGGAGGATACAGGATTCGAACCTGCGAGGGCGTGAACCCAACACGCTTTCCAAGCGTGCGCCTTAGGCCGCTCGGCCAATCCTCCGCAGGAGACGATACCGGATGCTCGTCCCCGGTCTTGAAGGTGGGTCTCAGCCGTCGGCGGGCCGCGGTGCGGCCCCGGGTGCCGCGACGACGTCGGCCACCACGCAGGTGATGTTGTCCGGGCCGCCGCCTTCGTTGGCCAGGCGGATCAGCTCGGGGATCACGTCGGCCGGTTCCCGGATCGCCGCCAGGACGTCGCGCAGGGTGGCTTCGCTGACCGGGCCGCTCAGGCCGTCCGAACAGAGCAGGTAGCGGTCGCCCGGCTTCGCCTTGAACGTCCAGATGTCGGGGTCGCTGGAGCCCGTCGTCTGCAGGGCCTTCATCAGCAGCGAACGCCGCGGGTGCGAGTCCGCGTCCTCGGCCGCGACCCGGCCGTCCTCGACCAGTGCCTGCACGAGCGTGTGGTCGCGGGTCAGCCGCCGCAGGCCGCCTTCGCGCAGCAGGTAGCCGCGGGAGTCGCCGACGTGGGCCGCCGCGAACTCCACGCCGTCGAACATCAGCACCGTCAGCGTCGTGCCCATGCCTTCGGTCGTCGGCTCCTGCGAGGCGACCTCCGTCAGCCGCGCGTCGATCGACTTGACCACGCCGGCCAGCGTCGC
This genomic window from Amycolatopsis mongoliensis contains:
- a CDS encoding PP2C family protein-serine/threonine phosphatase, with product MTHDRYVLRYAAGSDVGRRRQVNEDSLYASSSLLAVADGIGGQPHGEVASATAVDVLRELDVDLRRIDLTGVDLAATLAGVVKSIDARLTEVASQEPTTEGMGTTLTVLMFDGVEFAAAHVGDSRGYLLREGGLRRLTRDHTLVQALVEDGRVAAEDADSHPRRSLLMKALQTTGSSDPDIWTFKAKPGDRYLLCSDGLSGPVSEATLRDVLAAIREPADVIPELIRLANEGGGPDNITCVVADVVAAPGAAPRPADG